One segment of Setaria viridis chromosome 4, Setaria_viridis_v4.0, whole genome shotgun sequence DNA contains the following:
- the LOC117852434 gene encoding wall-associated receptor kinase 5, whose translation MASLGFRRAARSLVIGEGSVGYSGCTGGSEKSIITNYTLSGLSIIIGVGSAAGFILLVVIIVFITQRFKQMRAMKLKQRNFEQNRGQLLQQLISQRTDIAERMIITLDELAKATNNFDPARELGGGGHGTVCKGILSDLHVVAIKKSNITVQKEIDEFINEVAILSQINHRNVVKLFGCCLETEMPLLVYEFISNGTLYHHLHISRSLAWNNRLRIATETANAIAYLHSSVSIPVIHRDIKSSNVLLDDTLTSKVSDFGASRYIPLDRRGLTTVVQGIIGYLDPMYFYTGRLTDKSDVYSFGVLLVELLAIKKPSYLSSNGDGLIAHFSLINLHDDGNLDQILDPQVMDEGGKEVQEVIKLAVSCVRLRAEDRPTMRQVDLTLEGLLSSENHEENNTLAEGFEDIGNMQMDFPSIDEGQSTGESSKWHSLGQDPLMFSGSR comes from the exons ATGGCGAGTCTGGGATTCagacgtgcagcaagatcgctgGTGATTGGTGAAGGATCTGTCGGCTACTCGGGTTGTACTGGTGGAAGTGAGA AAAGTATCATAACAAATTATACGCTTTCAGGTTTAAGCATCATTATAGGAGTTGGTAGCGCAGCAGGCTTTATACTTTTGGTTGTCATTATTGTCTTTATCACTCAAAGGTTTAAGCAGATGAGGGCAATGAAGCTAAAACAAAGAAACTTTGAGCAAAATCGTGGACAACTGTTACAACAGTTGATATCCCAAAGGACAGACATTGCGGAAAGGATGATCATAACATTGGATGAGCTTGCAAAGGCAACAAATAACTTTGACCCAGCCCGTGAGCTTGGTGGTGGAGGGCATGGTACTGTCTGCAAAGGGATTTTGTCGGACCTACATGTCGTAGCTATCAAGAAGTCAAATATAACAGTCCAAAAAGAAATAGATGAGTTCATAAATGAGGTCGCCATCCTCTcacaaataaaccataggaATGTGGTAAAACTGTTTGGATGTTGCCTAGAAACTGAGATGCCATTGTTGGTTTACGAGTTTATTTCCAATGGAACCCTTTATCACCATCTTCATATTTCAAGATCACTAGCATGGAACAACAGGTTAAGAATCGCGACTGAAACTGCTAATGCAATTGCCTATCTTCACTCATCAGTTTCAATCCCAGTCATCCATAGAGATATCAAATCCAGTAACGTGCTCCTTGATGATACGTTGACATCAAAGGTGTCGGACTTTGGAGCTTCAAGGTACATTCCACTTGATAGAAGAGGGTTAACCACAGTTGTTCAGGGGATTATAGGATACTTGGATCCTATGTACTTTTACACAGGTCGCCTTACAGATAAAAGTGATGTTTATAGCTTTGGTGTTCTTCTTGTGGAATTGCTCGCTATAAAGAAACCATCATATTTGTCCTCTAACGGTGATGGCCTTATTGCCCATTTT TCTCTCATTAACTTACATGATGATGGCAACCTGGACCAAATACTAGATCCTCAAGTTATGGATGAGGGAGGCAAAGAAGTCCAAGAAGTGATTAAACTTGCAGTGTCATGCGTACGATTAAGGGCTGAGGACCGGCCAACCATGAGACAAGTGGACCTTACACTAGAAGGCCTTTTGTCATCTGAGAATCATGAGGAGAATAATACATTGGCAGAGGGATTTGAGGATATTGGTAATATGCAGATGGATTTTCCGTCGATTGATGAGGGGCAAAGCACGGGGGAGTCTAGTAAATGGCACAGTTTGGGACAGGATCCCTTGATGTTTTCTGGTTCTCGGTAG
- the LOC117851845 gene encoding early nodulin-93 has product MSTVSHASLDQKLALAKRCSREATLAGAKAAAVATIASAVPTLASVRMLPWAKANINPTGQALIISTVAGMAYFIAADKKILSLARRHSFEEAPEHLKNTSYQGTGRPHPAFFRP; this is encoded by the exons ATGTCGACCGTGAGCCATGCATCCCTCGACCAGAAGCTTGCCCTCGCCAAGCGTTGCTCGCGAG AGGCGACACTTGCAGGAGCTAAGGCAGCAGCTGTAGCGACCATTGCCTCTGCGGTCCCCACC CTGGCAAGCGTACGGATGCTGCCGTGGGCGAAGGCCAACATCAACCCCACCGGCCAGGCCCTCATCATCTCCACAG TTGCCGGGATGGCCTATTTCATCGCTGCTGACAAGAAGATTCTGTCGCTGGCGAGGAGGCACTCGTTCGAGGAAGCCCCCGAGCACCTCAAGAACACCTCCTACCAGGGCACCGGCAGGCCGCACCCGGCTTTCTTCAGGCCATGA
- the LOC117853954 gene encoding early nodulin-93, with the protein MSTVTRAYLDQRLAMAKRCSREATLAGAKAAAVATVASAVPTLASVRMLPWAKANLNPTGQALIICTVAGMAYFVAADKKILSLARRHSFEEAPEHLRNTSYQGAARPHPAFFRP; encoded by the exons ATGTCGACGGTGACCCGTGCCTACCTCGACCAGAGGCTCGCCATGGCCAAGCGCTGCTCCAGAG AGGCGACGCTCGCCGGAGCCaaggcggcggccgtcgccaCCGTCGCATCTGCAGTCCCAACG CTGGCGAGCGTGCGGATGCTGCCGTGGGCGAAGGCGAACCTGAACCCGACCGGCCAGGCTCTCATCATCTGCACGGTGGCCGGGATGGCCTACTTCGTCGCCGCCGACAAGAAGATCCTCTCGCTGGCAAGGCGCCACTCCTTCGAGGAAGCGCCCGAGCACCTCAGGAACACGTCCTACCAGGGGGCCGCCCGCCCGCACCCGGCATTCTTTAGGCCTTGA
- the LOC117851844 gene encoding early nodulin-93: protein MSTVSRASLDQKLAMAKRCSREATLAGTKAAAVATIASAIPTLASVRMLPWAKANINPTGQALIISTVAGMAYFIAADKKILSLARRHSFEEAPDHLKNTSYQGAGRPHPAFFRP from the exons ATGTCGACTGTTAGCCGTGCCTCCCTGGACCAGAAGCTTGCCATGGCCAAGCGCTGCTCGCGAG AGGCAACCCTTGCAGGAACCAAGGCGGCAGCTGTGGCGACCATAGCCTCTGCGATTCCAACC CTGGCGAGCGTGAGGATGCTGCCATGGGCGAAGGCCAACATCAACCCCACCGGCCAGGCACTCATCATCTCCACAG TTGCTGGGATGGCCTACTTCATCGCCGCCGACAAGAAGATTCTGTCGCTGGCGAGAAGGCACTCATTCGAGGAAGCCCCCGACCACCTCAAGAACACCTCCTACCAGGGCGCCGGCCGCCCACACCCGGCTTTCTTCAGGCCATGA